One part of the Marichromatium purpuratum 984 genome encodes these proteins:
- a CDS encoding PAS domain S-box protein → MYGQGMVLAEGGAPSALEHAAPDHHQRRADDPVFDARAEIRVGTQPIGQVEMGFSADHIHTVLASAQRWSSAIAAIEVVLVAIFSFVLGTILTRRLQRLHDGAEEVTRRGPGLQIPVQGRDEVARLTRSFNRMSGRLAETYEQLSVALQDSRELARATTQGEAKNAATLAASLDAIVTVDADGRIIEFNGNAEHIFGYAAHEAIGASMSELLIPPAYRAAHEQGMERYLASGVGRVINRRIELSALHKDGHTFPIELNIAPIATEDDLIFTSFIRDITDRQRVEQELKLAAQALEADEAIFITNRDGEILRINEAFTRITGYSEAEVLGRNPRILSSGRHDRAFYQAMWGNIARRGGWRGELYNRRKDGTIYPESLSITAVKDATGATTNYVAHFVDITERKRNEESLKNARRQAEAASEAKSRFLATMSHEIRTPLNSIINMNNLLLESDLDAEQRQFATAAVNGGQLLLALLNNVLDFSKIEAGKLTLERQWFRAIDIVNTVASLFSAEAQSKGVEVVVVAASGIPSEYHGDILRTKQVLTNLVGNAVKFTDSGGIRIGLDYRRSTDASRGTLLLEVEDTGIGISEAQQRTLFEEFVQADNSPTRRYQGSGLGLTISLRLIELMGGHLECRSREGEGARFTAELPVSGRGAHDADLAEILGHLRHRTVDVFSANPVLLKGIVEQLERYGIASQAFDRAPDLEAALQRLDPEDAPLVLLDTPSGAAQAADVDYVKRLPNRYPLLRFVRLAPMGEVGAIDVSKRLGFRSVVRKPARLYSLLAYLAEALGSVASAAAPTTEAAQQPRAPDPRGTRPARILLVEDSPSNVAVATAILQKSKHEVVVAWSGEEAIECAEESRFDLILMDISMPLMDGLEATRRIRAGDSPNRETTIIAMTANAFAEDRERCFSAGMNDFLSKPIDIGNLRRMIAKWLSLQPARRPPSPPEDPGASPTALGVEPPLPHLDPRVLDQLADNTAPELVPELIGMFLKESTERVATLIDQRISEDTGRIQNEAHSLKSGAGSFGALRLQRLAQEIEKAAKEKDREALATSLLELPNVAETSIELLRQACVQWREKSPTVQGGEP, encoded by the coding sequence GTGTACGGCCAGGGCATGGTGCTTGCCGAAGGCGGGGCGCCGAGTGCATTGGAGCACGCCGCCCCCGACCACCATCAACGGCGGGCCGACGACCCGGTGTTCGATGCCAGGGCGGAGATTCGGGTCGGCACGCAGCCGATCGGACAGGTCGAGATGGGCTTCTCGGCCGACCACATCCATACGGTCCTGGCGAGCGCGCAACGCTGGTCCAGCGCCATCGCCGCGATCGAGGTGGTCCTGGTCGCAATCTTCTCCTTCGTCCTGGGGACCATCCTGACGCGTCGACTCCAGCGGCTCCACGACGGCGCGGAGGAGGTGACCCGCCGCGGCCCCGGCCTCCAGATCCCGGTGCAAGGGCGCGATGAGGTCGCCCGCCTGACCCGATCCTTCAACCGCATGTCCGGGCGACTGGCGGAGACCTACGAACAACTCAGCGTCGCGCTCCAGGACTCGCGCGAACTGGCCCGTGCCACGACGCAGGGCGAGGCGAAGAATGCGGCGACGCTGGCGGCCTCGCTCGACGCCATCGTCACCGTCGATGCCGATGGGCGCATCATCGAGTTCAACGGCAACGCCGAGCACATCTTCGGCTATGCCGCACACGAGGCGATCGGTGCCTCGATGTCGGAGCTGCTCATCCCGCCGGCCTACCGCGCGGCACACGAACAGGGCATGGAGCGCTATCTCGCCAGCGGCGTCGGCCGGGTGATCAACCGGCGGATCGAACTCAGCGCGCTGCACAAGGACGGCCACACCTTTCCGATCGAACTCAACATCGCCCCCATCGCGACCGAGGACGACCTGATCTTCACCTCCTTCATCCGCGACATCACCGACCGACAGCGCGTCGAGCAGGAACTCAAGCTCGCCGCCCAGGCGCTGGAGGCCGACGAGGCGATCTTCATCACCAACCGGGACGGCGAGATCCTGCGCATCAACGAGGCCTTCACCCGCATCACCGGCTACTCGGAGGCCGAGGTCCTGGGGCGCAACCCGCGCATCCTCTCCTCCGGGCGGCATGACCGCGCCTTCTATCAGGCGATGTGGGGAAACATCGCGCGGCGAGGCGGCTGGCGCGGCGAACTCTACAACAGGCGCAAGGACGGCACCATCTACCCGGAATCGCTCAGCATCACCGCGGTCAAGGACGCTACGGGCGCAACGACCAACTATGTCGCGCACTTCGTCGACATCACCGAGCGCAAGCGCAACGAGGAGTCGCTCAAGAATGCACGGCGCCAGGCCGAGGCCGCCAGCGAGGCGAAGAGCCGTTTCCTGGCCACCATGAGCCATGAGATCCGTACCCCGCTGAACTCCATCATCAACATGAACAACCTGCTGCTGGAGTCTGACCTGGACGCCGAGCAACGCCAGTTCGCAACCGCGGCGGTCAACGGCGGACAGCTCCTGCTCGCGCTGCTGAACAACGTCCTGGACTTCTCCAAGATCGAGGCGGGCAAGCTGACCCTCGAGCGCCAATGGTTCCGTGCCATCGATATCGTCAACACCGTTGCCTCACTGTTCAGCGCCGAGGCCCAGAGCAAAGGGGTCGAGGTCGTCGTGGTCGCCGCGTCCGGGATACCGTCCGAATACCACGGGGACATCCTGAGGACCAAGCAGGTTCTCACCAACCTGGTCGGCAATGCCGTCAAGTTCACGGACTCGGGCGGCATCAGGATCGGGCTGGATTACCGCCGCTCGACCGACGCGTCTCGGGGGACGCTGCTGCTGGAGGTCGAGGACACCGGCATCGGTATCTCCGAGGCGCAGCAGCGCACCCTGTTCGAAGAGTTCGTGCAGGCTGACAACAGCCCGACCCGACGCTATCAGGGAAGCGGCCTGGGCCTGACGATCAGCCTGCGTCTGATCGAACTGATGGGCGGCCACCTCGAGTGCCGAAGCCGCGAGGGCGAGGGCGCACGCTTCACCGCCGAACTCCCCGTCTCCGGACGGGGCGCTCACGACGCCGACCTCGCCGAGATCCTCGGACATCTGCGCCACCGTACGGTTGACGTGTTCTCGGCAAATCCCGTGCTGCTCAAGGGGATCGTCGAGCAGCTCGAGCGCTACGGCATCGCCAGCCAAGCCTTCGACCGGGCGCCGGACCTCGAGGCGGCGCTACAGCGGCTCGATCCCGAAGACGCGCCCCTGGTGCTCCTGGACACGCCCTCTGGAGCCGCCCAGGCCGCCGACGTCGACTACGTGAAACGACTCCCGAACAGATACCCGCTGCTGCGCTTCGTCCGCCTCGCCCCCATGGGCGAGGTCGGGGCCATCGATGTCTCGAAGCGTCTGGGCTTCCGCTCCGTCGTCCGCAAGCCCGCCCGTCTCTACAGCCTCCTCGCCTATCTGGCCGAGGCCCTGGGAAGCGTGGCGTCCGCAGCCGCGCCCACCACAGAGGCGGCACAGCAGCCCAGAGCCCCAGATCCGCGGGGGACGCGACCGGCGCGCATCCTCCTGGTCGAAGACAGCCCGAGCAACGTCGCGGTCGCAACAGCGATCCTGCAGAAGTCGAAACACGAGGTCGTGGTCGCCTGGAGCGGAGAGGAGGCGATCGAGTGTGCCGAGGAGTCGAGGTTCGACCTCATCCTCATGGACATCTCGATGCCACTGATGGACGGACTCGAGGCGACGCGCCGGATTCGCGCAGGGGACTCGCCGAACCGCGAGACCACGATCATTGCCATGACCGCCAACGCCTTCGCCGAGGACAGGGAACGCTGTTTCAGTGCCGGGATGAACGACTTCCTCTCCAAGCCGATCGACATCGGCAATCTGCGTCGCATGATCGCCAAATGGTTGTCCCTGCAGCCCGCCAGGCGCCCCCCCTCGCCGCCCGAGGATCCCGGCGCTTCGCCCACCGCACTGGGCGTGGAGCCCCCTCTCCCCCATCTCGATCCACGCGTCCTCGATCAGCTCGCCGACAACACCGCCCCGGAGCTGGTGCCCGAACTCATCGGCATGTTCCTGAAAGAGAGCACCGAGCGTGTTGCGACCCTGATCGACCAGCGGATCAGCGAAGATACGGGCCGAATACAAAACGAGGCACATAGCCTGAAGAGCGGCGCGGGCAGCTTTGGCGCACTGCGCCTCCAACGACTGGCACAAGAGATCGAAAAGGCCGCCAAGGAAAAGGATCGCGAGGCGCTCGCAACCAGCTTGCTCGAGCTGCCGAACGTCGCCGAGACAAGCATCGAGCTGCTGCGCCAGGCCTGCGTGCAATGGCGTGAAAAGTCCCCCACTGTTCAGGGCGGGGAGCCATAG
- a CDS encoding response regulator, whose product MTLHILHIEDEPDIRQIVEFALEEDFRLTQCASGDEALGGAPGLAPDLILLDVMMPGMDGPSTLQRLRRLPHLAQTPVIFMTAKVQQKEREQLEALGALGVISKPFDPMCLGDEIRALLGHSAA is encoded by the coding sequence ATGACACTGCATATCCTGCACATCGAGGACGAGCCCGACATCCGGCAGATCGTCGAATTCGCGCTGGAGGAGGATTTTCGGCTGACCCAGTGCGCATCCGGGGACGAGGCGCTGGGGGGCGCGCCCGGACTCGCACCGGACCTCATCCTGCTCGACGTCATGATGCCGGGCATGGACGGTCCGAGCACGCTCCAACGGCTGCGGCGGCTACCCCATCTGGCCCAAACCCCGGTCATCTTCATGACCGCCAAGGTCCAGCAGAAAGAGCGCGAGCAGCTCGAGGCACTGGGGGCGCTGGGGGTGATCTCCAAGCCATTCGACCCGATGTGCCTGGGCGATGAGATTCGTGCCCTCCTGGGGCATTCGGCAGCCTGA
- the ychF gene encoding redox-regulated ATPase YchF, whose protein sequence is MGFKCGIVGLPNVGKSTLFKALTKASIAAENYPFCTIDPNVGVVPLPDPRLDVIAGITKPERVLPTTMQFVDIAGLVAGASKGEGLGNKFLANIRETDAIAHVVRCFVDDDVVHVAGGVDPLRDIEVIDTELALADLESVDRALDRAQRMAKTGDKQVLARKALLERVREQLDSGAPVRAMGLDEDEQQELRDLFLLTAKPTMYIANVAEDGFEANAMLEAVRAHATAEGAEVVAVCAAIEAEVVELEDDERDEFLAELGLAEPGLNRVVRAGYQLLGLETYFTSGPKETRAWTIPAGAKAPQAAGVIHTDFERGFIRAEVIAYEDFVACKGEQGAKEAGKLRSEGKEYVVKDGDIIHFRFNV, encoded by the coding sequence ATGGGATTCAAATGCGGTATCGTCGGCCTGCCCAACGTCGGTAAGTCGACCCTCTTCAAGGCCCTGACCAAGGCCTCGATCGCGGCGGAGAACTATCCCTTCTGCACCATCGACCCCAACGTCGGCGTGGTGCCTCTGCCCGATCCCCGGCTCGACGTGATCGCCGGCATCACCAAGCCCGAGCGCGTCCTGCCGACCACCATGCAGTTCGTCGACATCGCCGGTCTGGTGGCCGGTGCCTCCAAGGGCGAGGGTCTGGGCAACAAGTTCCTCGCCAACATCCGCGAGACCGATGCCATCGCCCATGTGGTGCGCTGCTTCGTCGACGACGACGTGGTGCACGTCGCCGGCGGCGTCGACCCGCTGCGCGATATCGAGGTCATCGACACCGAACTGGCGCTCGCCGACCTCGAGTCGGTCGATCGCGCCCTCGACCGCGCCCAGCGCATGGCCAAGACCGGCGACAAGCAGGTGCTGGCGCGCAAGGCGCTGCTCGAGCGCGTGCGCGAACAGCTCGACAGCGGCGCGCCGGTGCGTGCGATGGGACTCGATGAGGACGAGCAGCAGGAGCTGCGCGACCTCTTCCTGCTCACCGCCAAGCCCACCATGTACATCGCCAATGTCGCCGAGGACGGCTTCGAGGCCAACGCCATGCTCGAGGCGGTGCGTGCTCACGCCACCGCCGAGGGGGCCGAGGTGGTGGCGGTGTGTGCCGCGATCGAGGCCGAGGTGGTCGAGCTGGAGGACGACGAGCGCGACGAGTTCCTCGCCGAGCTGGGTCTCGCCGAGCCAGGTCTCAACCGCGTGGTGCGCGCCGGCTACCAGCTGCTGGGGCTCGAGACCTATTTCACCTCTGGCCCCAAGGAAACCCGCGCCTGGACCATTCCCGCCGGTGCCAAGGCGCCGCAGGCCGCCGGGGTGATCCACACCGACTTCGAGCGCGGCTTCATCCGCGCCGAGGTGATCGCCTACGAGGACTTCGTCGCCTGCAAGGGCGAGCAGGGCGCCAAGGAAGCGGGCAAGCTGCGTTCCGAGGGCAAGGAATACGTGGTCAAGGACGGTGACATCATCCACTTCCGTTTCAACGTCTGA
- a CDS encoding CHASE domain-containing protein yields the protein MQDRTRPTPKHPTRPARTKGTNSRRYLAWIVLLAALLPVLLAWQGLIEQRQLIADRQFHLLSQEIREAIDERLHDHEQILLGGAGLFDASEAVSRQEWRTYVERLRLTENYPGILGVGYSQVVRPDQLAAHVAAVRAEGFPDYRLKPPGERALYTAIVYLEPFSGRNLAAFGYDMFSQQTRRAAMQSAVDTDATTISGKVRLVQETHGKEQAGFLMYVPLYRPGLPLDTAAERWAALRGFVYSPYRVDDLMAGILGKRSLTIDFRIYDGDGTDPDALMYDSAEQRAPEPNPSHTGLQRIQAYGRTWTLSLYSRSGFAAETDLATIWLVLGLGIGISLALFAVTRLLLDRRAQALALAEEMTARRQESEERFRSVFLHLGQGVVIHGAEGRILDANPAAQRILGAPLEQMRELTSIDSLWQVVREDGRAFSSTDHPVIQTLRLGAPVTGVVMGVRHARATPWRWIQVDAYPRQDASGAEVYQVYAVFTDITARRRAEFALRDQSQHTQAILDNVIDGIVTAGPEGTVTSFNPAAERIFGYTAAEVVGGNLSMLMPEPYHSAHDGYMNHYLRTGDERVIGVTRELKGRRKDGTVFPMELAVSRIERGDRPFFIGMIRDITERKQLERMKSELISTVSHELRTPVTSIRGALGLVVGRYAEALPEKVRAMLEMAERNSARLTLLIDDILDLEKIASGRMHFDLHPTDLAALARQAVEANEGYARQLQVKLSGRLELERAPVVADDNRMLQVFANLISNAVKYSPRGGEVQIGLRRHGQGFRALVEDQGPGIPDSFKDHIFQRFAQADSSDTREKGGTGLGLSITKAILERHHGHIGYTSREGGGTTFYFDLPEWSGGRADVPPPTNEDDPSLRSTS from the coding sequence ATGCAAGACAGAACCCGCCCCACCCCGAAGCACCCCACCCGCCCCGCGCGGACCAAGGGCACGAACAGCCGCCGCTATCTCGCCTGGATCGTGCTGCTGGCGGCGCTGCTGCCGGTCCTGCTGGCCTGGCAGGGGCTGATCGAACAGCGCCAACTGATCGCCGATCGGCAGTTTCATCTCCTTAGCCAAGAGATCCGCGAGGCGATCGACGAGCGTCTGCACGACCACGAGCAGATCCTGCTCGGCGGCGCCGGACTCTTCGACGCCAGCGAGGCGGTATCCCGCCAGGAGTGGCGCACCTATGTGGAGCGCCTGCGGCTGACGGAGAATTATCCCGGCATCCTCGGCGTCGGCTACAGTCAGGTCGTCCGTCCCGACCAGTTGGCCGCCCATGTCGCCGCCGTGCGCGCCGAGGGCTTCCCGGACTATCGGCTCAAGCCACCCGGCGAGCGCGCACTCTATACCGCCATCGTCTATCTGGAGCCCTTCTCCGGGCGCAACCTGGCGGCCTTCGGCTACGACATGTTCTCGCAGCAGACCCGGCGCGCGGCCATGCAGTCGGCCGTGGACACCGACGCCACCACCATCTCGGGCAAGGTCCGGCTGGTGCAGGAGACCCACGGCAAGGAGCAGGCCGGCTTCCTCATGTACGTCCCTCTCTACCGGCCCGGTCTGCCCCTGGACACGGCGGCGGAGCGCTGGGCGGCGCTGCGGGGTTTCGTCTACAGCCCCTATCGGGTCGACGACCTCATGGCCGGGATCCTCGGCAAGCGTAGCCTGACGATCGACTTCAGGATCTACGATGGCGATGGCACCGATCCGGACGCTCTCATGTACGACTCCGCCGAGCAGCGCGCCCCGGAACCGAACCCGAGCCACACGGGCCTGCAGCGGATTCAGGCCTACGGCCGCACCTGGACCCTGAGCCTCTACAGTCGATCGGGCTTCGCGGCCGAGACCGACCTGGCGACCATCTGGCTGGTGCTGGGACTGGGTATCGGTATCAGTCTGGCCCTGTTCGCCGTGACCCGGCTGCTGCTGGACCGACGCGCTCAGGCGCTGGCGCTGGCCGAAGAGATGACGGCGCGGCGCCAAGAGTCCGAGGAGCGCTTCCGCTCGGTCTTCCTGCACCTGGGCCAGGGGGTGGTCATCCATGGCGCCGAGGGCCGCATCCTGGATGCCAATCCGGCCGCCCAACGCATCCTCGGCGCCCCCCTGGAGCAGATGCGGGAACTCACCTCGATCGACTCGCTCTGGCAGGTCGTTCGCGAGGACGGACGCGCCTTTTCCAGCACCGATCACCCGGTCATCCAGACCCTGCGTCTCGGCGCACCCGTCACCGGCGTGGTGATGGGGGTCCGTCACGCCCGCGCCACCCCCTGGCGCTGGATCCAGGTCGACGCCTACCCCAGACAGGACGCCTCCGGCGCCGAGGTGTACCAGGTCTATGCGGTTTTTACCGACATCACCGCACGCAGGCGGGCGGAGTTCGCGCTCAGGGACCAATCGCAGCACACCCAGGCCATTCTCGACAATGTGATCGACGGCATCGTCACCGCCGGTCCAGAGGGTACGGTGACCTCCTTCAACCCGGCCGCCGAACGCATCTTCGGCTATACCGCCGCCGAGGTGGTGGGCGGCAACCTCAGCATGCTGATGCCAGAGCCCTATCACAGCGCCCACGACGGCTACATGAACCACTATCTGCGCACCGGGGACGAACGGGTCATCGGCGTCACCCGCGAACTCAAGGGACGACGCAAGGACGGCACCGTCTTCCCCATGGAACTGGCGGTCTCGCGCATCGAGCGCGGCGACCGGCCCTTCTTCATCGGCATGATCCGCGACATCACCGAGCGCAAGCAGCTCGAACGCATGAAGAGCGAGCTGATCTCGACCGTCAGTCACGAGCTGCGCACGCCCGTCACCTCCATCCGCGGCGCGCTCGGACTGGTGGTCGGTCGCTACGCCGAGGCCCTGCCCGAGAAGGTTCGCGCCATGCTCGAGATGGCCGAGCGCAACAGCGCGCGCCTGACCCTGCTCATCGACGACATCCTCGACCTCGAGAAGATCGCCTCCGGGCGCATGCACTTCGATCTCCACCCCACCGACCTCGCCGCCCTCGCCCGCCAGGCAGTGGAGGCCAACGAGGGCTATGCCCGCCAGCTCCAGGTGAAGCTCTCGGGTCGCCTGGAACTCGAGCGCGCGCCTGTGGTGGCCGACGACAATCGCATGCTACAGGTCTTCGCCAACCTCATCTCCAACGCGGTCAAATACTCGCCTCGAGGCGGGGAGGTCCAGATCGGACTGCGGCGTCACGGACAAGGATTCCGCGCCCTGGTCGAGGATCAGGGTCCAGGCATTCCCGACTCCTTCAAGGACCACATCTTCCAGCGCTTCGCCCAGGCCGACAGCTCCGATACCCGCGAAAAGGGCGGAACGGGTCTGGGGCTCTCGATCACCAAGGCGATCCTGGAGCGACACCATGGACACATCGGCTATACCTCAAGGGAAGGCGGGGGCACGACCTTCTACTTCGACCTGCCCGAGTGGAGCGGAGGCCGCGCCGATGTCCCCCCACCGACAAACGAGGATGATCCGAGCCTCAGGAGCACGTCATGA
- a CDS encoding diguanylate cyclase gives MRERFIGALPERLEELERVWSHVLETAGRPTALEAFHRSVHSLAGTAGTFGQPGLGDQARKIEDVLDRLGRSEEKSVRLELFERISAHLKALRQSALQIKPGVLETAATVEPTRLEPAPPETVVEAPSCLLLIEEDRASAEDLVEQLGYYGWNVIWCASSSRAREVLETQRIRAVVSESSTLPEGGIFGPPSSASPSRAGAGLPLIMVSSHWGWDSRLAAVRSGADACLSKPIDVHGLADLLDKLTCTRPSDPYRVLILDDSVPLGDYYVAVLRDAGMLAHAISEPSALLDSIATLEPELILLDLYMPGCNGIEAARVVRQEERYAGIPIVFLSGESDRQQQLSAMGTGADDFLTKPIPDIDLVRAVQLRVSRFRSLTALIRQDSLTGLLNRIAFDLHLETEVARSSRSNAPLVLAILDIDHFKRVNDTYGHPVGDRVIRSLAQMLRKRLRRYDVTGRYGGEEFSVLMPDTTIAAAEKVMNALREQFALLRLPNASGHFQCTFSAGLAELEDDHSSIVLTSTADAALYQAKRLGRNRLVCASAGSESTTPPWMHEA, from the coding sequence ATGCGGGAGCGCTTCATCGGGGCACTCCCCGAACGTCTCGAGGAGCTGGAGCGTGTCTGGTCGCATGTGCTCGAGACAGCAGGTCGACCGACCGCCCTGGAGGCATTCCACCGGTCGGTGCACAGCCTGGCAGGGACTGCGGGGACATTCGGGCAACCCGGGCTTGGCGATCAGGCCAGAAAGATCGAGGACGTGCTCGATCGCCTCGGCCGGAGCGAAGAGAAATCCGTCCGGCTGGAGCTGTTCGAGCGCATCAGCGCTCACCTCAAGGCCTTGAGACAGTCCGCCTTGCAGATCAAGCCGGGGGTTCTCGAGACCGCCGCAACGGTCGAGCCGACACGCCTCGAACCGGCTCCGCCGGAGACCGTGGTCGAGGCCCCCTCCTGCCTACTGCTGATCGAAGAGGATCGGGCGAGCGCCGAAGACCTGGTGGAGCAGCTTGGCTACTACGGCTGGAATGTCATCTGGTGCGCGTCATCATCGCGCGCTCGGGAGGTGTTGGAGACGCAGCGGATTCGGGCGGTCGTCTCCGAGTCTTCGACCCTTCCCGAAGGGGGGATATTCGGTCCCCCATCAAGCGCGTCGCCAAGCCGCGCCGGCGCCGGGCTTCCCCTCATCATGGTGTCCAGCCACTGGGGCTGGGACAGCCGTCTGGCCGCGGTACGCAGCGGCGCCGATGCCTGTCTGTCCAAACCGATCGACGTCCATGGACTGGCCGACCTGCTCGACAAGCTGACCTGCACGCGCCCCTCCGATCCCTATCGCGTGCTGATCCTCGACGATTCGGTGCCCCTGGGAGACTACTACGTGGCGGTGCTCAGAGACGCGGGCATGCTCGCACACGCGATCAGCGAGCCGAGCGCATTGCTCGACAGCATCGCCACACTCGAGCCCGAGCTGATCCTGCTGGATCTCTACATGCCCGGCTGCAATGGCATCGAGGCCGCGCGTGTCGTACGGCAGGAAGAACGCTATGCAGGCATCCCCATCGTCTTTCTGTCCGGCGAATCCGATCGCCAGCAGCAACTGTCCGCGATGGGAACGGGCGCCGACGACTTCCTCACCAAGCCCATCCCGGACATCGACCTGGTGAGAGCCGTCCAGCTGCGTGTCTCACGCTTCCGCTCGCTCACCGCACTCATCCGTCAGGACAGCCTGACGGGACTGCTGAACCGTATCGCTTTCGATCTGCATCTCGAGACCGAGGTCGCCCGCTCGAGCAGGAGCAACGCTCCACTTGTACTCGCCATACTCGACATCGATCATTTCAAACGGGTCAACGACACCTATGGCCATCCCGTTGGCGACCGGGTCATCAGAAGTCTGGCGCAGATGCTGCGCAAGCGTCTGCGACGCTACGACGTCACCGGACGCTATGGCGGCGAGGAATTCTCGGTGCTGATGCCCGACACCACGATCGCCGCAGCCGAGAAGGTCATGAACGCCCTGCGCGAGCAATTCGCCCTGTTGCGTCTACCCAACGCAAGCGGCCATTTCCAGTGCACCTTCAGTGCCGGACTCGCCGAACTCGAGGACGATCACTCCAGCATCGTATTGACCTCAACCGCCGATGCGGCGCTCTACCAGGCCAAGCGACTCGGGCGCAATCGCCTCGTGTGCGCCAGCGCGGGCAGCGAGTCAACGACACCGCCTTGGATGCACGAGGCCTGA